The Leucobacter chromiiresistens genome has a window encoding:
- the mvaD gene encoding diphosphomevalonate decarboxylase, whose translation MTTATARAFPNIALVKYWGKQDEDLILPVAGSLSLTLDAFATTTTVALDAGARSDAFALNGAEASDDATRRVTRFLDRVRELAGSEARAVVTSTNEAPTGAGLASSASGFAALATAAAAAYGLDLDRRDLSRLARRGSGSASRSLVDGLAVWHAGDDAHSYAEGVSGPDMRMVIVTVDTAQKAVSSRAAMRRSALTSPFFPAWISSTEESLAAMLEACAADDFTRVGRITESHALRMHAVIQSCDPPIRYLAPTSVAVFDAVVALRDQGLEAYATADAGPNVAVIVRPDQAEDLRDALQGFGSVRLVGAGAGAQLVAPDSAAPAGATA comes from the coding sequence ATGACGACCGCAACCGCTCGGGCGTTCCCGAACATCGCCCTCGTGAAGTACTGGGGCAAGCAGGACGAGGATCTCATCCTGCCCGTCGCGGGCAGCCTGTCGCTGACGCTCGACGCGTTCGCGACGACCACCACCGTCGCGCTCGATGCGGGCGCCCGCTCCGACGCGTTCGCCCTGAACGGCGCCGAGGCGAGCGACGATGCGACGCGGCGCGTCACCCGGTTCCTCGACCGGGTGCGCGAGCTCGCGGGTTCGGAGGCGCGCGCCGTTGTCACCTCCACCAACGAGGCTCCGACGGGTGCGGGGCTCGCGTCGTCGGCGTCGGGGTTCGCGGCGCTCGCGACCGCGGCGGCCGCAGCGTACGGGCTCGACCTGGATCGCCGCGACCTCAGCCGTCTGGCGCGCCGCGGGTCGGGCTCGGCATCGCGCAGCCTCGTCGACGGCCTCGCCGTCTGGCACGCTGGCGACGACGCGCACTCGTACGCGGAGGGGGTCTCGGGCCCCGACATGCGGATGGTGATCGTCACCGTCGATACGGCGCAGAAGGCGGTGTCGAGTCGCGCCGCGATGCGCCGCTCCGCACTCACGTCCCCCTTCTTCCCCGCCTGGATCTCGTCGACCGAGGAGTCGCTCGCCGCGATGCTCGAGGCCTGCGCGGCCGACGACTTCACGCGGGTGGGCCGCATCACGGAGTCGCATGCGCTGCGCATGCACGCGGTGATCCAGTCGTGCGATCCGCCGATCAGGTATCTCGCCCCGACGAGCGTCGCCGTCTTCGACGCGGTCGTCGCGCTGCGCGATCAGGGTCTCGAGGCGTATGCGACGGCCGACGCGGGGCCGAACGTCGCCGTGATCGTGCGACCGGATCAGGCGGAGGATCTGCGTGATGCGCTGCAGGGCTTCGGCTCGGTGCGGCTCGTCGGCGCGGGCGCCGGCGCGCAGCTGGTCGCCCCCGACTCGGCGGCCCCGGCGGGGGCGACCGCATGA